The following are from one region of the Coffea eugenioides isolate CCC68of chromosome 2, Ceug_1.0, whole genome shotgun sequence genome:
- the LOC113763253 gene encoding uncharacterized membrane protein C776.05-like: MANQMKRLRDRSEKVAKTKEMLSKQAGQTKQILSKHADKIAKRAEEHERFINKVTYLLSVLGFGTFCFLLGARPQDVPYAYCLLSVIFVPLRWILYRYKKWHYYLLDFCYYANTLFLVMLLCFPRNEKFFMICFCFAEGPLAWALIVWRCSLAFNSFDKIVSVFIHLLSAKAAKIICGILDTVAKIPATSDVQIALCKEIVQ; the protein is encoded by the exons ATGGCGAATCAAATGAAAAGGCTCAGAGATCGATCAGAG AAAGTGGCTAAAACGAAAGAGATGTTGTCGAAGCAAGCAGGTCAAACCAAACAGATCTTGTCTAAACATGCAGACAAGATTGCCAAACGGGCTGAAGAGCACGAAAGATTCATCAACAAG GTGACTTATTTGTTGAGTGTTCTTGGGTTTGGAACATTCTGCTTTCTGTTGGGTGCCA GGCCTCAAGATGTCCCTTATGCATATTGTTTGCTCTCTGTCATATTTGTTCCTCTACGGTGGATTTTATATCGATACAAGAAATGGCATTATTATCTCTTG GACTTTTGCTACTACGCCAACACACTATTCTTGGTCATGCTTCTTTGTTTTCCTAGAAATGAGAAGTTTTTCATGATTTGCTTCTGTTTTGCAGAG GGTCCACTGGCTTGGGCACTGATTGTGTGGAGATGCAGCTTAGCCTTTAATTCTTTCGACAAAATTGTAAGCGTCTTCATACATCTTTTGTCTG CAAAAGCTGCAAAAATTATCTGTGGAATTCTTGATACGGTGGCCAAAATACCTGCCACATCTGATGTTCAGATTGCCCTATGCAAGGAAATTGTGCAATAG